One window of Lathamus discolor isolate bLatDis1 chromosome 22, bLatDis1.hap1, whole genome shotgun sequence genomic DNA carries:
- the NSD3 gene encoding histone-lysine N-methyltransferase NSD3 isoform X1 codes for MDFSFSFMQGIMGNTIQQPPQLIDSANIRQEDAFDGSSDIVEDGGQTPYEAALQQGFPYPAPAAEELPPLTNGYPPTINMYEPQAKYQTYTQYPNGSANGFGTVRNFSPPEYFQLDHSSARPHDAVEKPSPPQPPPPPPPPPPPSVPAAVIPKKTGSPEIKLKITKTIQNGRELFESSLCGDLLNEVQASEYAKAKHEGRKEKRRKSSKHDSSRSEERKSHKIPKLEPEEQNRPNERLSMLPERPREDAVLEETPVQQFLPSLPTQGPHDIKFQVGDLVWSKVGTYPWWPCMVSCDPQLDVHTKINTRGAREYHVQFFSNQPERAWVHEKRVREYKGHKQYEQLLAEAAKQASNHSEKQKIRKPRPQRERAQWDIGIAHAEKALKMTREERIEQYTFIYIDKEPEEALSKAKKTAAAKSETKKNRRPKPALSTQPDHATGAAASPSSAEGRRQSQRRQSSVEEEEAPPVKIAWKTAAARKSLPASITMHNLDLQKCNMSPVVKIEQVFALQNAAGDGKLIDQFVYSTKGVGNKPEISVKGQEKLNSSSNQRNEKAAVQSASSPETTSGSAGSVEKKQQRRSIRTRSESEKSTEVVPKKKIKKEQVEMVPLTAVKTGLQKGASEISDSCKPLKKRSRASTDVELTSSAYRDTSDSDSRGLNDLQGSFGKRSDSPSATADADASDVQSVDSSLSRRGTGTNKKDTVCQICESSGEALVSCEGECCSVFHMECLGLKSMPEEKFICTECKNGEHTCFSCKLPGKDVKRCSVNTCGKFYHEACVRKFATALFESRGFRCPQHCCTACSMDKDIHKASKGRMVRCFRCPIAYHSGDGCIAAGSLFVSSHILICSNHSKRNHSSSAVNVGFCFVCARGLVVQDHSDPLFSSYAYKSHYLLNESNRAELMKLPMIPPPSSASKKKCEKGGKLLCCESCPASFHPECLNIEMPEGCWNCNDCKAGKKLRYKQIVWVKLGNYRWWPAEICNPRSVPLNIQGLKHDIGDFPVFFFGSHDYYWVHQGRVFPYVEGDKSFAEGQTSINKTFKKALEEAAKRFQELKAQRESKEALEIERNSRKPPPYKHIKSNKVIGKVQIQVADLSEIPRCNCKPSDENPCGLESECLNRMLQYECHPQVCPAGERCQNQCFTKRLYPDAEIIKTDRRGWGLRTKRSIKKGEFVNEYVGELIDEEECRLRIKRAHENSVTNFYMLTVTKDRIIDAGPKGNYSRFMNHSCNPNCETQKWTVNGDIRVGLFALCDIPAGMELTFNYNLDCLGNGRTECHCGAENCSGFLGVRPKTAFATANEEKVKNAKLKQKKRKIKTEQKQMHEDNCFQCGDGGELVMCDKKDCPKAYHLLCLNLTQPPFGKWECPWHQCDVCSNPAVSFCEFCPHSFCKDHEQGALVPSALDGRPCCSAHDPKSPVAPEYWSKIKCKLEAQNPAEEAKE; via the exons atggatttctctttctctttcatgcAAGGGATCATGGGAAACACAATTCAGCAACCACCTCAACTCATTGACTCAGCCAACATCCGCCAAGAGGACGCCTTCGATGGCAGCAGCGACATTGTTGAAGATGGTGGGCAGACGCCCTACGAGGccgctctgcagcagggcttcCCTTACCCTGCACCCGCAGCAGAGGAGCTCCCCCCCCTCACCAACGGCTACCCCCCGACCATCAACATGTACGAGCCTCAAGCCAAATACCAGACGTACACCCAGTACCCCAATGGTTCGGCCAACGGGTTTGGTACCGTCAGGAACTTCAGCCCCCCCGAGTATTTCCAACTGGACCACTCGAGCGCACGGCCGCACGATGCGGTGGAGAAACCTTCTCCTCCGCAGCCGCcgcctccaccaccaccaccaccaccaccttcgGTCCCAGCGGCGGTGATTCCAAAGAAGACTGGCTCACCAGAGATCAAactaaaaataaccaaaactaTCCAGAACGGCAGGGAATTGTTTGAGTCCTCTCTCTGTGGGGACCTTTTAAATGAAGTACAAGCGAGTGAGTATGCTAAGGCGAAACatgaagggaggaaagagaaaaggagaaagagtaGCAAGCATGACTCTTCCCGCTCGGAAGAGCGCAAGTCACACAAAATCCCCAAATTAGAACCAGAGGAGCAAAAT AGACCAAATGAGAGGCTTAGCATGCTGCCAGAAAGACCAAGAGAAGATGCAGTGTTGGAGGAGACCCCG GTCCAGCAGTTCTTGCCTTCTCTTCCAACACAAGGCCCCCATGACATCAAGTTCCAGGTTGGCGATCTGGTTTGGTCCAAGGTGGGAACATACCCGTGGTGGCCTTGCATGGTTTCGTGTGATCCGCAGCTTGATGTTCATACCAAAATCAATACAAGAG GTGCCCGGGAATACCACGTCCAGTTCTTCAGCAACCAGCCGGAGCGGGCGTGGGTGCATGAGAAGCGGGTTCGGGAGTACAAAGGCCACAAGCAGTACGAGCAGTTACTGGCTGAGGCTGCTAAACAGGCCAGCAACCACTCTGAGAAACAGAAG ATTCGCAAACCAAGGCCGCAAAGGGAGCGTGCTCAGTGGGATATTGGTATTGCCCATGCTGAGAAAGCCTTGAAAATGACTCGGGAAGAAAGGATAGAACAATACACCTTCATTTATATAGACAAAGAGCCAGAGGAGGCTTTGTCAAAAGCCAAaaagactgctgctgctaaatcAGAGACCAAGAAGAACCGGCGACCCAAGCCAGCGCTGAGCACCCAGCCTGACCATGCCACTGGGGCAGCAGCATCGCCTTCGAGCGCTGAGGGGCGGAGGCAAAGCCAGCGGAGGCAGTCGAgtgtggaggaagaggaggctccTCCAGTGAAGATCGCCTGGAAAACGGCTGCAGCCAGGAAATCCTTACCAGCTTCCATCACCATGCACAACCTGGACCTCCAAAAGTGTAACATGTCTCCAGTTGTTAAAATTGAACAGGTTTTTGCCCTTCAGaatgctgctggggatggaaaGCTCATCGATCAGTTTGTGTATTCCACTAAG gGAGTTGGGAACAAACCTGAAATAAGTGTCAAGGGACAAGAGAAGCTGAATTCTTCATCGAAtcagagaaatgagaaagcagcgGTGCAGAGCGCGTCCTCTCCTGAAACAACTTCTGGGTCCGCAG gttCTGTAGAAAAGAAGCAACAGAGAAGATCGATTCGAACCCGCTCAGAGTCTGAGAAATCCACTGAAGTTGTGCCAAAGAAGAAGATCAAAAAGGAGCAG GTTGAAATGGTTCCCCTGACAGCAGTGAAGACAGGATTGCAGAAAG GTGCCAGCGAGATTTCAGATTCTTGCAAGCCTTTGAAGAAGAGGAGTCGAGCCTCAACCGACGTGGAACTGACCAGCTCTGCTTACAGGGACACATCTGACTCCGACTCCAGGGGACTCAATGACTTACAG GGTAGTTTTGGAAAGCGTTCGGACAGCCCCTCAGCTACTGCGGATGCTGATGCCTCTGATGTGCAGTCAGTGgactccagcctgtccaggagAGGGACTGGGACAAACAAAAAGGACACTGTTTGTCAG ATCTGTGAGAGCTCCGGCGAGGCTCTGGTGTCCTGCGAAGGCGAGTGTTGCAGCGTGTTCCACATGGAATGTCTTGGCCTGAAGTCGATGCCTGAGGAGAAGTTCATCTGCACGGAGTGTAAAAATG gaGAACACACGTGCTTTTCCTGCAAGCTCCCTGGCAAGGATGTGAAGCGCTGCTCAGTCAACACGTGTGGCAAGTTCTACCACGAGGCCTGCGTTCGGAAGTTTGCCACGGCTCTCTTTGAGTCCCGGGGCTTCCGCTGCCCGCAGCACTGCTGCACTGCCTGCTCCATGGATAAGGATATTCATAAAGCAAGCAAAG GTCGCATGGTGAGATGTTTCAGATGTCCCATTGCCTATCACTCAGGAGATGGCTGTATTGCTGCAGGAAGCTTGTTTGTGTCATCCCACATTCTCATCTGTAGTAACCATTCCAAAAGGAATCACTCCTCATCAGCTGTAAATGTAGGCTTTTGTTTCGTTTGTGCAAGAG GGCTGGTAGTGCAGGATCATTCAGACCCCCTGTTCAGTTCATATGCCTATAAGTCCCACTACCTACTGAATGAGTCAAATCGTGCTGAGTTGATGAAATTACCTATGATTCCTCCTCCTTCGTCAGCTTCCAAAAAGAAATGTGAGAAAG GTGGAAAGCTGTTGTGCTGTGAGTCCTGCCCAGCTTCCTTTCACCCCGAGTGTCTCAACATAGAAATGCCAGAGGGATGCTGGAATTGCAATGACTGTAAAGCTGGCAAGAAGCTACGGTACAAGCAGATCGTTTGGGTCAAGCTTGGGAATTACAG GTGGTGGCCAGCAGAGATCTGCAATCCCAGGTCTGTGCCTCTCAACATACAGGGCCTCAAACATGATATCGGGGACTtcccagtatttttctttggttCACATGACTACTATTGGGTACACCAGGGCAGAGTTTTCCCTTATGTTGAAGGAGATAAAAGCTTTGCTGAGGGGCAAACTAGTATTAACAAGACCTTCAAGAAAG CActtgaagaagcagcaaagcgCTTCCAGGAACTGAAAgcacaaagagaaagcaaagaggcATTAGAAATTGAAAGGAATTCAAGGAAACCTCCTCCATATAAACACATTAAA TCCAACAAGGTGATAGGGAAGGTTCAGATCCAGGTGGCTGACCTGTCGGAGATCCCTCGCTGTAACTGCAAGCCCTCGGATGAGAACCCCTGTGGCCTGGAATCGGAGTGTTTGAACAGGATGCTGCAGTACGAGTGCCATCCCCAAGTGTGCCCTGCGGGAGAGCGGTGCCAGAACCAGTGTTTCACCAAAAGGCTCTACCCGGATGCTGAAATCATCAAAACTGATCGACGGGGATGGGGCCTCAGGACAAAAAGGAGCATTAAAAAG gGTGAGTTTGTGAATGAATATGTCGGTGAGCTGATTGACGAGGAGGAGTGCAGACTGCGCATCAAGCGCGCACATGAGAACAGCGTGACCAACTTCTATATGTTAACTGTAACAAAG GACCGGATCATAGATGCTGGCCCAAAGGGGAATTACTCTCGGTTTATGAACCATAGTTGTAATCCAAACTGTGAAACACAGAAGTGGACAGTGAACGGGGACATTAGAGTTGGACTCTTTGCTCTTTGTGACATTCCTGCAG GGATGGAGTTAACCTTTAATTACAACTTGGATTGCCTGGGCAATGGGAGGACCGAGTGTCACTGCGGAGCAGAAAACTGCAGTGGTTTCCTCGGGGTGCGTCCAAAG ACAGCATTTGCAACAGCAAACGAAGAGAAGGTgaagaatgcaaaattaaagcagaagaagaggaaaataaaaacagagcagaagcagatgCATGAAGACAACTGCTTCCAGTGTGGAGACGGGGGAGAGCTAGTCATGTGTGACAAAAAGGACTGTCCCAAAGCATACCACCTCCTATGCCTTAACCTGACTCAACCCCCTTTTG GAAAGTGGGAATGTCCGTGGCATCAGTGCGACGTCTGTAGCAACCCTGCCGTTTCCTTCTGCGAGTTCTGCCCTCACTCCTTCTGCAAAGACCACGAGCAGGGAGCGCTGGTGCCGTCGGCGCTGGACGGCCGCCCCTGCTGCTCCGCGCACGACCCCAAGTCTCCTGTGGCACCCGAGTACTGGAGCAAGATCAAGTGCAAATTGGAAGCACAGAACCCCGCTGAAGAAGCCAAGGAGTGA
- the NSD3 gene encoding histone-lysine N-methyltransferase NSD3 isoform X2, with the protein MDFSFSFMQGIMGNTIQQPPQLIDSANIRQEDAFDGSSDIVEDGGQTPYEAALQQGFPYPAPAAEELPPLTNGYPPTINMYEPQAKYQTYTQYPNGSANGFGTVRNFSPPEYFQLDHSSARPHDAVEKPSPPQPPPPPPPPPPPSVPAAVIPKKTGSPEIKLKITKTIQNGRELFESSLCGDLLNEVQASEYAKAKHEGRKEKRRKSSKHDSSRSEERKSHKIPKLEPEEQNRPNERLSMLPERPREDAVLEETPVQQFLPSLPTQGPHDIKFQVGDLVWSKVGTYPWWPCMVSCDPQLDVHTKINTRGAREYHVQFFSNQPERAWVHEKRVREYKGHKQYEQLLAEAAKQASNHSEKQKIRKPRPQRERAQWDIGIAHAEKALKMTREERIEQYTFIYIDKEPEEALSKAKKTAAAKSETKKNRRPKPALSTQPDHATGAAASPSSAEGRRQSQRRQSSVEEEEAPPVKIAWKTAAARKSLPASITMHNLDLQKCNMSPVVKIEQVFALQNAAGDGKLIDQFVYSTKGVGNKPEISVKGQEKLNSSSNQRNEKAAVQSASSPETTSGSAGSVEKKQQRRSIRTRSESEKSTEVVPKKKIKKEQVEMVPLTAVKTGLQKGASEISDSCKPLKKRSRASTDVELTSSAYRDTSDSDSRGLNDLQGSFGKRSDSPSATADADASDVQSVDSSLSRRGTGTNKKDTVCQICESSGEALVSCEGECCSVFHMECLGLKSMPEEKFICTECKNGEHTCFSCKLPGKDVKRCSVNTCGKFYHEACVRKFATALFESRGFRCPQHCCTACSMDKDIHKASKGRMVRCFRCPIAYHSGDGCIAAGSLFVSSHILICSNHSKRNHSSSAVNVGFCFVCARGGKLLCCESCPASFHPECLNIEMPEGCWNCNDCKAGKKLRYKQIVWVKLGNYRWWPAEICNPRSVPLNIQGLKHDIGDFPVFFFGSHDYYWVHQGRVFPYVEGDKSFAEGQTSINKTFKKALEEAAKRFQELKAQRESKEALEIERNSRKPPPYKHIKSNKVIGKVQIQVADLSEIPRCNCKPSDENPCGLESECLNRMLQYECHPQVCPAGERCQNQCFTKRLYPDAEIIKTDRRGWGLRTKRSIKKGEFVNEYVGELIDEEECRLRIKRAHENSVTNFYMLTVTKDRIIDAGPKGNYSRFMNHSCNPNCETQKWTVNGDIRVGLFALCDIPAGMELTFNYNLDCLGNGRTECHCGAENCSGFLGVRPKTAFATANEEKVKNAKLKQKKRKIKTEQKQMHEDNCFQCGDGGELVMCDKKDCPKAYHLLCLNLTQPPFGKWECPWHQCDVCSNPAVSFCEFCPHSFCKDHEQGALVPSALDGRPCCSAHDPKSPVAPEYWSKIKCKLEAQNPAEEAKE; encoded by the exons atggatttctctttctctttcatgcAAGGGATCATGGGAAACACAATTCAGCAACCACCTCAACTCATTGACTCAGCCAACATCCGCCAAGAGGACGCCTTCGATGGCAGCAGCGACATTGTTGAAGATGGTGGGCAGACGCCCTACGAGGccgctctgcagcagggcttcCCTTACCCTGCACCCGCAGCAGAGGAGCTCCCCCCCCTCACCAACGGCTACCCCCCGACCATCAACATGTACGAGCCTCAAGCCAAATACCAGACGTACACCCAGTACCCCAATGGTTCGGCCAACGGGTTTGGTACCGTCAGGAACTTCAGCCCCCCCGAGTATTTCCAACTGGACCACTCGAGCGCACGGCCGCACGATGCGGTGGAGAAACCTTCTCCTCCGCAGCCGCcgcctccaccaccaccaccaccaccaccttcgGTCCCAGCGGCGGTGATTCCAAAGAAGACTGGCTCACCAGAGATCAAactaaaaataaccaaaactaTCCAGAACGGCAGGGAATTGTTTGAGTCCTCTCTCTGTGGGGACCTTTTAAATGAAGTACAAGCGAGTGAGTATGCTAAGGCGAAACatgaagggaggaaagagaaaaggagaaagagtaGCAAGCATGACTCTTCCCGCTCGGAAGAGCGCAAGTCACACAAAATCCCCAAATTAGAACCAGAGGAGCAAAAT AGACCAAATGAGAGGCTTAGCATGCTGCCAGAAAGACCAAGAGAAGATGCAGTGTTGGAGGAGACCCCG GTCCAGCAGTTCTTGCCTTCTCTTCCAACACAAGGCCCCCATGACATCAAGTTCCAGGTTGGCGATCTGGTTTGGTCCAAGGTGGGAACATACCCGTGGTGGCCTTGCATGGTTTCGTGTGATCCGCAGCTTGATGTTCATACCAAAATCAATACAAGAG GTGCCCGGGAATACCACGTCCAGTTCTTCAGCAACCAGCCGGAGCGGGCGTGGGTGCATGAGAAGCGGGTTCGGGAGTACAAAGGCCACAAGCAGTACGAGCAGTTACTGGCTGAGGCTGCTAAACAGGCCAGCAACCACTCTGAGAAACAGAAG ATTCGCAAACCAAGGCCGCAAAGGGAGCGTGCTCAGTGGGATATTGGTATTGCCCATGCTGAGAAAGCCTTGAAAATGACTCGGGAAGAAAGGATAGAACAATACACCTTCATTTATATAGACAAAGAGCCAGAGGAGGCTTTGTCAAAAGCCAAaaagactgctgctgctaaatcAGAGACCAAGAAGAACCGGCGACCCAAGCCAGCGCTGAGCACCCAGCCTGACCATGCCACTGGGGCAGCAGCATCGCCTTCGAGCGCTGAGGGGCGGAGGCAAAGCCAGCGGAGGCAGTCGAgtgtggaggaagaggaggctccTCCAGTGAAGATCGCCTGGAAAACGGCTGCAGCCAGGAAATCCTTACCAGCTTCCATCACCATGCACAACCTGGACCTCCAAAAGTGTAACATGTCTCCAGTTGTTAAAATTGAACAGGTTTTTGCCCTTCAGaatgctgctggggatggaaaGCTCATCGATCAGTTTGTGTATTCCACTAAG gGAGTTGGGAACAAACCTGAAATAAGTGTCAAGGGACAAGAGAAGCTGAATTCTTCATCGAAtcagagaaatgagaaagcagcgGTGCAGAGCGCGTCCTCTCCTGAAACAACTTCTGGGTCCGCAG gttCTGTAGAAAAGAAGCAACAGAGAAGATCGATTCGAACCCGCTCAGAGTCTGAGAAATCCACTGAAGTTGTGCCAAAGAAGAAGATCAAAAAGGAGCAG GTTGAAATGGTTCCCCTGACAGCAGTGAAGACAGGATTGCAGAAAG GTGCCAGCGAGATTTCAGATTCTTGCAAGCCTTTGAAGAAGAGGAGTCGAGCCTCAACCGACGTGGAACTGACCAGCTCTGCTTACAGGGACACATCTGACTCCGACTCCAGGGGACTCAATGACTTACAG GGTAGTTTTGGAAAGCGTTCGGACAGCCCCTCAGCTACTGCGGATGCTGATGCCTCTGATGTGCAGTCAGTGgactccagcctgtccaggagAGGGACTGGGACAAACAAAAAGGACACTGTTTGTCAG ATCTGTGAGAGCTCCGGCGAGGCTCTGGTGTCCTGCGAAGGCGAGTGTTGCAGCGTGTTCCACATGGAATGTCTTGGCCTGAAGTCGATGCCTGAGGAGAAGTTCATCTGCACGGAGTGTAAAAATG gaGAACACACGTGCTTTTCCTGCAAGCTCCCTGGCAAGGATGTGAAGCGCTGCTCAGTCAACACGTGTGGCAAGTTCTACCACGAGGCCTGCGTTCGGAAGTTTGCCACGGCTCTCTTTGAGTCCCGGGGCTTCCGCTGCCCGCAGCACTGCTGCACTGCCTGCTCCATGGATAAGGATATTCATAAAGCAAGCAAAG GTCGCATGGTGAGATGTTTCAGATGTCCCATTGCCTATCACTCAGGAGATGGCTGTATTGCTGCAGGAAGCTTGTTTGTGTCATCCCACATTCTCATCTGTAGTAACCATTCCAAAAGGAATCACTCCTCATCAGCTGTAAATGTAGGCTTTTGTTTCGTTTGTGCAAGAG GTGGAAAGCTGTTGTGCTGTGAGTCCTGCCCAGCTTCCTTTCACCCCGAGTGTCTCAACATAGAAATGCCAGAGGGATGCTGGAATTGCAATGACTGTAAAGCTGGCAAGAAGCTACGGTACAAGCAGATCGTTTGGGTCAAGCTTGGGAATTACAG GTGGTGGCCAGCAGAGATCTGCAATCCCAGGTCTGTGCCTCTCAACATACAGGGCCTCAAACATGATATCGGGGACTtcccagtatttttctttggttCACATGACTACTATTGGGTACACCAGGGCAGAGTTTTCCCTTATGTTGAAGGAGATAAAAGCTTTGCTGAGGGGCAAACTAGTATTAACAAGACCTTCAAGAAAG CActtgaagaagcagcaaagcgCTTCCAGGAACTGAAAgcacaaagagaaagcaaagaggcATTAGAAATTGAAAGGAATTCAAGGAAACCTCCTCCATATAAACACATTAAA TCCAACAAGGTGATAGGGAAGGTTCAGATCCAGGTGGCTGACCTGTCGGAGATCCCTCGCTGTAACTGCAAGCCCTCGGATGAGAACCCCTGTGGCCTGGAATCGGAGTGTTTGAACAGGATGCTGCAGTACGAGTGCCATCCCCAAGTGTGCCCTGCGGGAGAGCGGTGCCAGAACCAGTGTTTCACCAAAAGGCTCTACCCGGATGCTGAAATCATCAAAACTGATCGACGGGGATGGGGCCTCAGGACAAAAAGGAGCATTAAAAAG gGTGAGTTTGTGAATGAATATGTCGGTGAGCTGATTGACGAGGAGGAGTGCAGACTGCGCATCAAGCGCGCACATGAGAACAGCGTGACCAACTTCTATATGTTAACTGTAACAAAG GACCGGATCATAGATGCTGGCCCAAAGGGGAATTACTCTCGGTTTATGAACCATAGTTGTAATCCAAACTGTGAAACACAGAAGTGGACAGTGAACGGGGACATTAGAGTTGGACTCTTTGCTCTTTGTGACATTCCTGCAG GGATGGAGTTAACCTTTAATTACAACTTGGATTGCCTGGGCAATGGGAGGACCGAGTGTCACTGCGGAGCAGAAAACTGCAGTGGTTTCCTCGGGGTGCGTCCAAAG ACAGCATTTGCAACAGCAAACGAAGAGAAGGTgaagaatgcaaaattaaagcagaagaagaggaaaataaaaacagagcagaagcagatgCATGAAGACAACTGCTTCCAGTGTGGAGACGGGGGAGAGCTAGTCATGTGTGACAAAAAGGACTGTCCCAAAGCATACCACCTCCTATGCCTTAACCTGACTCAACCCCCTTTTG GAAAGTGGGAATGTCCGTGGCATCAGTGCGACGTCTGTAGCAACCCTGCCGTTTCCTTCTGCGAGTTCTGCCCTCACTCCTTCTGCAAAGACCACGAGCAGGGAGCGCTGGTGCCGTCGGCGCTGGACGGCCGCCCCTGCTGCTCCGCGCACGACCCCAAGTCTCCTGTGGCACCCGAGTACTGGAGCAAGATCAAGTGCAAATTGGAAGCACAGAACCCCGCTGAAGAAGCCAAGGAGTGA